The following proteins are co-located in the Hydrogenophaga sp. RAC07 genome:
- a CDS encoding PIN domain-containing protein, translating to MAEVPDTTEALVLDTNIALDLFVFEDPATESLRAALAGGQWIATTAMREELVRVLAYPQIARRLTAQTRPAQAVLDAFDRCTRLVAEAPKAAYTCKDPDDQKFIDLAAAHRATLVSKDDAVLCMAKRLARVGVHVCREWSPSHVD from the coding sequence GTGGCCGAGGTGCCGGACACCACCGAAGCGCTGGTGCTCGACACCAACATCGCGCTCGACCTCTTCGTCTTTGAAGACCCGGCCACCGAGTCGCTGCGCGCGGCCCTGGCCGGGGGCCAATGGATCGCCACCACCGCCATGCGCGAAGAACTCGTGCGTGTGCTGGCCTACCCGCAGATCGCACGCCGCCTGACCGCACAGACCCGCCCAGCGCAGGCGGTGCTCGACGCCTTCGACCGCTGCACCCGCCTCGTGGCCGAAGCGCCCAAGGCGGCCTACACCTGCAAAGACCCCGACGACCAGAAGTTCATTGATCTCGCGGCGGCCCACCGCGCCACACTGGTGAGCAAGGACGACGCGGTGCTCTGCATGGCCAAGCGGCTGGCGCGCGTCGGAGTGCATGTGTGTCGCGAGTGGAGTCCGAGCCATGTGGATTGA
- a CDS encoding THUMP domain-containing class I SAM-dependent RNA methyltransferase → MNQLQVFLPCAAGVEDMLATEVKRITGVDAPHKARGGVALNASWRDTMRLNLHSRLTQRVLVQLWHGGYRSEQDLYHAASEVAWEIWFTPAQTIKVEITAQHSPLTSLNFAALKVKDAICDRFREKRGERPSVNTTWPDVRIYVHLTTETVSLYIDTSGEPLFKRGWREDKGDAPLKETLAAAMIAATGWDACADQPLDEIVPLYDPCCGSGTVVIEAAQIALNIPPGYLRRFAFEKLLPFQPHVWQPILDEAERQQRDWPEGHPPIVFGSDVSFRMVDFAQRNAERAGVAHAIELRGGDALQRMPPSDKPGVMLLNPPYGERIAAAGVAGQSSEDRASARAQRAAPREPRTFTVGKAAPPAPGLGRESAQMPDGGDGSDFFNQLAAHWKSHYAGWTAWLLTPDLKLPGKMRFKESRRVPLWNGPIECRLFRFDLTARRPRPEPDAED, encoded by the coding sequence ATGAATCAACTTCAAGTTTTCCTGCCCTGCGCCGCCGGCGTGGAGGACATGCTCGCCACCGAGGTCAAGCGCATCACCGGTGTGGACGCGCCGCACAAGGCGCGTGGCGGCGTGGCACTGAATGCGTCATGGCGCGACACCATGCGGCTGAACCTGCACAGCCGCCTCACGCAGCGCGTGCTGGTGCAGCTCTGGCACGGCGGCTACCGCAGCGAACAAGACCTTTACCACGCGGCCAGCGAGGTGGCGTGGGAGATCTGGTTCACACCGGCGCAGACCATCAAGGTCGAGATCACGGCGCAGCACAGCCCGCTGACGTCTCTGAACTTCGCCGCGCTCAAGGTGAAGGACGCGATCTGCGACCGCTTCCGCGAAAAGCGCGGCGAGCGCCCCAGCGTGAACACCACCTGGCCCGACGTGCGCATCTACGTGCACCTGACGACCGAGACGGTGAGCCTGTACATCGACACCTCGGGCGAACCGCTGTTCAAGCGCGGCTGGCGCGAGGACAAGGGCGACGCGCCGCTGAAGGAAACCCTGGCCGCGGCCATGATCGCGGCCACCGGCTGGGACGCCTGCGCCGACCAGCCGCTGGACGAGATCGTGCCGCTGTACGACCCCTGCTGCGGCAGCGGCACCGTGGTGATCGAGGCCGCGCAGATCGCGCTCAACATCCCGCCTGGCTACTTGCGCCGCTTCGCGTTCGAGAAACTGCTGCCCTTCCAGCCGCACGTGTGGCAACCCATCCTGGATGAGGCCGAGCGCCAGCAACGCGACTGGCCCGAAGGCCATCCGCCCATCGTCTTCGGCAGCGACGTGTCCTTCCGCATGGTCGACTTCGCGCAGCGCAACGCCGAACGCGCGGGCGTGGCGCACGCCATCGAGCTGCGCGGCGGTGACGCCCTGCAGCGCATGCCGCCGAGCGACAAGCCCGGCGTGATGCTGCTCAACCCGCCCTACGGCGAGCGCATCGCCGCCGCCGGTGTGGCGGGCCAGAGCTCGGAAGACCGCGCCAGCGCACGAGCCCAGCGCGCGGCGCCGCGCGAGCCGCGCACCTTCACGGTCGGCAAGGCGGCTCCGCCCGCGCCCGGCCTGGGGCGCGAGAGTGCGCAGATGCCCGACGGTGGCGACGGCAGCGACTTCTTCAACCAGCTCGCCGCCCACTGGAAAAGCCACTACGCCGGCTGGACCGCCTGGCTGCTCACACCCGACCTCAAGCTGCCCGGCAAGATGCGCTTCAAGGAGTCGCGCCGCGTGCCGCTGTGGAACGGCCCGATCGAATGCCGCCTGTTCCGCTTTGACTTGACCGCACGCAGGCCGCGGCCCGAGCCCGACGCCGAGGACTGA
- the rpoN gene encoding RNA polymerase factor sigma-54: MKQGLSLRVSQHLALTPQLQQSIRLLQLSTLEMAQEVEQMLDENPFLERSEDAADRETFGLEQTDVPVSAGEQIAEAAIAPDMPEAPGPMLSGTESSSSTSSDTGESDAIEGKLDGATPVEESWEGDGTVEMAPDDSEWGGDAPARNNNASGDDDTASAADLARAHISLQDFLHDQARCLRLSEEDRAALYFLIESLSDDGYIEDSLAELAAAWQALSGRMATDDPNEGLEEREALEQRLAMALQLLQHMEPAGVGARNLAECLRLQILEMRNTPEARAALAICGQSMELVAKRDVKRLCNLCGLDDETVRGALGLIARLEPKPGRRFVDVERNVVVPDVLVTRAGRGFKVLLNPEVMPRLRVHDAYASAMRQNRGGRDNGGEAGHAAMQQRLQEARWFIKNIQQRFDTILRVSSAIVERQRNFFMHGELAMRPLVLREIADELGLHESTISRVTTAKYMSTPFGTYELKYFFGSSLGTETGGNASSTAVRALLKQFIAAEEAAKPLSDNQLSDLLREQGIECARRTVAKYREALRIAPANLRKSL, from the coding sequence GTGAAACAAGGCCTGTCACTCAGGGTTTCGCAGCACCTGGCGCTCACGCCCCAGTTGCAGCAATCCATCCGCCTGCTGCAACTCTCCACGCTGGAGATGGCGCAGGAGGTCGAGCAGATGCTCGACGAGAACCCGTTCCTGGAGCGCTCCGAAGACGCCGCCGACCGCGAAACTTTCGGGCTGGAGCAGACCGATGTGCCGGTCAGCGCGGGCGAGCAGATCGCCGAAGCGGCGATCGCGCCCGACATGCCCGAGGCGCCCGGCCCCATGCTCTCCGGCACCGAATCCAGCAGCAGCACGAGCAGCGACACCGGCGAAAGTGATGCCATCGAAGGCAAGCTCGACGGCGCCACGCCGGTGGAAGAAAGCTGGGAGGGCGACGGCACGGTGGAGATGGCGCCCGACGACAGCGAGTGGGGCGGCGATGCCCCCGCGCGCAACAACAATGCGTCGGGCGACGACGACACGGCGAGTGCGGCCGACCTGGCCCGCGCCCACATCAGCCTGCAGGACTTTCTGCACGACCAGGCGCGCTGCCTGCGCCTGTCGGAAGAGGACCGCGCCGCGCTGTATTTCCTGATCGAGTCGCTCAGCGACGACGGTTACATCGAAGACAGCCTGGCCGAACTGGCCGCGGCCTGGCAGGCACTGTCGGGCCGGATGGCCACCGACGACCCCAACGAGGGTCTGGAAGAACGCGAGGCGCTGGAGCAGCGCCTGGCCATGGCCCTGCAACTGCTGCAGCACATGGAGCCCGCCGGCGTGGGCGCGCGCAACCTCGCCGAATGCCTGCGGCTGCAGATCCTGGAGATGCGCAACACGCCCGAAGCCCGCGCGGCCCTGGCCATTTGTGGCCAGTCCATGGAGCTGGTGGCCAAGCGTGATGTGAAGCGACTGTGCAACCTGTGCGGCCTGGACGACGAAACCGTGCGCGGCGCGCTCGGCCTCATCGCGCGGCTGGAGCCCAAGCCGGGCCGCCGCTTCGTCGACGTGGAGCGCAACGTGGTCGTGCCCGATGTCTTGGTGACGCGTGCCGGTCGGGGCTTCAAGGTCCTGCTCAACCCCGAGGTCATGCCGCGCCTGCGCGTGCACGATGCCTACGCCAGCGCCATGCGCCAGAACCGTGGCGGTCGCGACAACGGCGGTGAGGCCGGCCACGCCGCCATGCAGCAGCGCCTGCAGGAGGCGCGCTGGTTCATCAAGAACATCCAGCAGCGCTTCGACACCATCCTGCGCGTCTCCAGCGCCATCGTGGAGCGCCAGCGCAATTTCTTCATGCACGGCGAACTCGCCATGCGCCCGCTGGTGCTGCGCGAGATCGCCGACGAACTCGGCCTGCACGAGTCCACCATCAGCCGCGTGACCACCGCCAAATACATGTCCACGCCGTTCGGCACCTACGAACTGAAGTACTTCTTCGGCTCGTCGCTGGGCACCGAAACGGGCGGCAACGCGTCGAGCACGGCCGTGCGTGCGCTGCTCAAACAGTTCATCGCCGCCGAAGAAGCGGCCAAGCCTCTGTCGGACAACCAGCTCTCCGACCTGCTGCGCGAGCAGGGCATCGAGTGCGCGCGCCGCACGGTGGCCAAGTACCGCGAAGCCTTGCGGATCGCCCCCGCGAACCTTAGAAAATCGCTTTGA
- the lptB gene encoding LPS export ABC transporter ATP-binding protein, with product MPSAKALGPDKRAAPVPEISRLEAQGLQKAYGSRKVVKDVSLAVFKGEVVGLLGPNGAGKTTSFYMLVGLLRSDAGQILLDGQAIQDLPIHRRARLGLGYLPQEASIFRKLNVADNVRAVLELQEDEAGKTLSKAAIEARLDELLKDLHVDHLRESPAPALSGGERRRVEIARALATNPRFILLDEPFAGIDPIAVIEIQRIIGFLKSRGIGVLITDHNVRETLGICDRAYIINDGHVLTSGTPAEIVENADVRRVYLGEHFRM from the coding sequence ATGCCATCGGCCAAGGCCCTGGGCCCGGACAAGCGCGCCGCGCCGGTGCCCGAGATCAGCCGCCTGGAGGCCCAGGGCCTGCAGAAGGCCTACGGCAGCCGCAAGGTCGTCAAGGACGTGTCGCTCGCGGTCTTCAAAGGTGAAGTCGTCGGCCTGCTCGGCCCCAACGGCGCGGGCAAGACCACCTCTTTCTATATGTTGGTCGGCCTGCTGCGCTCGGACGCGGGGCAGATCCTGCTCGACGGCCAGGCCATCCAGGACCTGCCCATCCACCGCCGCGCGCGCCTGGGCCTGGGGTATCTGCCGCAGGAGGCGTCGATCTTCCGAAAGCTCAACGTAGCCGACAACGTGCGCGCCGTGCTGGAACTGCAGGAAGACGAAGCCGGCAAAACCCTGAGCAAGGCCGCCATCGAGGCCCGGCTCGACGAACTGCTCAAAGACCTGCATGTGGACCACCTGCGCGAGTCGCCCGCGCCGGCCTTGTCCGGCGGTGAGCGCCGCCGGGTCGAGATTGCCCGGGCGCTGGCCACCAACCCGCGTTTCATCCTGCTCGACGAACCCTTCGCCGGCATCGACCCGATCGCGGTGATCGAGATCCAGCGCATCATCGGCTTCCTCAAGTCGCGCGGCATCGGCGTGCTCATCACCGACCACAACGTGCGCGAGACCCTGGGCATCTGTGACCGTGCGTACATCATCAACGACGGTCATGTGCTCACCAGCGGCACGCCGGCCGAGATCGTGGAAAACGCCGACGTGCGCCGCGTTTATCTCGGCGAACACTTCAGGATGTAG
- the lptA gene encoding lipopolysaccharide transport periplasmic protein LptA, translated as MRLRHPLLLTGCLVAGLLFAATAQAEKADRNLPLNAEADALRYDDARQTSIFTGNVIITKGTIVIRGAKVEVRQDAQGNQFGIVNGSPGFFRQKRDGVDEFIEGTAQRIEYDSQADTVRFVGEAVLKRFKGTQLNDETTGNVIVYNNTTDVFTVDGGVANRTASNPTGRVRAMLTPVPKEGAPAPTPAPPANLRPSNQLGEGQK; from the coding sequence ATGCGCCTTCGCCATCCCTTGCTTCTGACCGGCTGCCTTGTGGCGGGCCTGTTGTTTGCCGCAACGGCGCAGGCCGAAAAGGCCGACCGCAACCTGCCGCTGAACGCCGAAGCCGACGCGCTGCGTTACGACGATGCGCGCCAGACCAGCATCTTCACCGGCAACGTGATCATCACCAAGGGCACCATCGTCATCCGTGGTGCCAAGGTCGAGGTGCGCCAGGACGCGCAGGGCAACCAGTTCGGCATCGTCAACGGCAGCCCCGGCTTCTTCCGCCAGAAGCGCGACGGGGTGGACGAGTTCATCGAAGGAACGGCCCAGCGCATCGAATACGACAGCCAGGCCGACACCGTGCGTTTTGTGGGCGAGGCCGTGCTCAAACGCTTCAAGGGCACCCAGCTCAACGACGAAACCACGGGCAACGTGATCGTCTACAACAACACGACCGACGTGTTCACGGTGGACGGTGGTGTGGCCAACCGCACCGCCAGCAACCCCACGGGCCGCGTGCGCGCCATGCTCACGCCCGTGCCCAAAGAGGGCGCGCCCGCCCCCACGCCGGCGCCACCGGCCAACCTGCGCCCCAGCAACCAGCTCGGTGAGGGCCAGAAGTGA
- a CDS encoding thiol:disulfide interchange protein DsbA/DsbL, with product MQRRDFSRSLLAAGTTALAATGGLITPAFAQRVGPKEGTDFVRVSPTAPVESPASQIEVVEFFAYSCIHCFNFEPMFDEWMKKQPASVNVRRMPVAFSPAFVPMQRLYFTLENMKLVDRLHSKVFQAIHVDRQQLTNTPAITAWIEKQGGVDMARFNAFYNGAAAGLATKATQLQEAYKVEGTPSLGVAGRYYVNGQGPRTLVVADALIAEARKG from the coding sequence ATGCAACGTCGCGATTTTTCCCGGTCCCTGCTGGCCGCTGGCACCACCGCCCTGGCCGCCACCGGTGGCCTCATCACCCCCGCCTTCGCCCAGCGCGTCGGGCCCAAGGAGGGCACCGACTTCGTGCGCGTGAGCCCCACGGCGCCGGTGGAAAGCCCGGCCAGCCAGATCGAGGTGGTCGAGTTCTTTGCCTACAGCTGCATCCACTGCTTCAATTTCGAGCCGATGTTCGACGAGTGGATGAAGAAGCAGCCGGCCAGCGTGAACGTGCGCCGCATGCCGGTGGCCTTCAGCCCGGCATTTGTGCCGATGCAGCGCCTGTACTTCACCCTGGAAAACATGAAGCTGGTGGATCGCCTGCACAGCAAGGTGTTCCAGGCGATCCATGTGGACCGCCAGCAGCTCACCAACACGCCGGCCATCACCGCCTGGATCGAAAAGCAGGGCGGCGTGGACATGGCCCGCTTCAACGCCTTCTACAACGGCGCCGCCGCCGGTCTGGCCACCAAGGCCACCCAGCTGCAGGAGGCCTACAAGGTGGAAGGCACGCCGTCGCTGGGCGTGGCCGGCCGTTACTACGTCAACGGTCAGGGCCCCCGCACGCTGGTGGTGGCCGATGCGCTGATCGCCGAGGCCCGCAAAGGCTGA
- a CDS encoding SPOR domain-containing protein codes for MKKKPAKTSSSLGGTLIGFVVGLLVGLGVALAVAVYVTRVPIPFVDRNVSRNAGQDALEAERNKGWNPNKALNGDAAAPAPAVPPEAAGAIVVPPADGKGLPPAPAAASRPVADPLGDLAQSKLGQAPAAAGSAATPPAPGADPFIYFVQAGAFRTPQDAEAQRAKLAMLGINADVSEREQSGRTVYRVRVGPFNQKALADLTQEQLEVNGVEAALVRIQR; via the coding sequence ATGAAAAAGAAACCTGCCAAGACCTCGAGCTCACTCGGCGGCACCCTGATCGGCTTCGTGGTGGGCCTGCTGGTGGGACTGGGCGTGGCACTGGCCGTGGCGGTCTATGTCACCCGCGTGCCGATTCCCTTTGTCGACCGCAACGTCTCGCGCAACGCCGGCCAGGACGCCCTGGAGGCCGAGCGCAACAAGGGCTGGAATCCCAACAAGGCCTTGAATGGCGATGCCGCCGCACCCGCGCCCGCCGTGCCGCCGGAAGCTGCCGGCGCCATCGTGGTGCCGCCGGCCGACGGCAAGGGCCTGCCCCCGGCGCCGGCCGCGGCCAGCCGGCCGGTGGCCGATCCGCTGGGCGACCTCGCGCAATCCAAGCTGGGCCAGGCGCCAGCCGCTGCCGGGTCCGCCGCCACGCCACCCGCCCCCGGTGCAGATCCGTTCATCTACTTTGTGCAGGCCGGTGCCTTCCGCACCCCCCAGGACGCCGAGGCCCAGCGCGCCAAGCTGGCCATGTTGGGCATCAATGCCGATGTGAGTGAGCGCGAACAATCCGGCAGGACCGTGTACCGCGTGCGCGTGGGGCCGTTCAACCAGAAGGCCCTGGCCGACCTCACGCAGGAGCAACTCGAAGTCAACGGCGTTGAAGCCGCGCTGGTGCGCATCCAGCGCTGA
- the argS gene encoding arginine--tRNA ligase — translation MLKIKQELLDGLAAELDTLLPGAAARAAFESPKVAAHGDFASTAAMQLAKPLKLNPRQLAETLRTALLARPEYAQWVSDVDIAGPGFINIRLKPAAKQQIVREVLASGARFGIAEPNGQKLMVEFVSANPTGPLHVGHGRQAALGDAICSLFQTQGWSVHREFYYNDAGVQIATLGTSTHLRAQGFKPGDPQWPENAYNGAYIADIATDFLAKKTVTADDRAFTASGDINDLDGMRQFAVAYLRHEQDLDLQAFAVKFDHYYLESSLYTSGRVEATVQKLIDAGKTYEQDGALWLRSTDYGDDKDRVMRKSDGSFTYFVPDVAYHISKWERGFTKVINIQGTDHHGTIARVRAGLQAANVGIPAGYPDYVLHTMVRVVKGGEEVKISKRAGSYVTLRDLIEWTSKDAVRFFLLSRKPDTEYTFDVDLAVQKNNDNPVYYVQYAHARICSVLASWGGDTATLKGADLSALDSAPAQALMLLLAKYPAMLSDAARDLAPHDVTFYLRELAASYHSYYDAERILVDDAVVKTARLALVAATAQVLHNGLAVLGVSAPQKM, via the coding sequence ATGCTCAAGATCAAACAGGAATTGCTCGACGGCCTCGCCGCCGAGCTCGACACACTTTTGCCCGGCGCTGCCGCGCGCGCGGCCTTCGAGTCGCCCAAGGTGGCGGCGCACGGCGATTTCGCCAGCACCGCGGCCATGCAGCTGGCCAAACCGCTCAAGCTCAACCCGCGCCAGCTCGCCGAGACCCTGCGCACCGCGCTCCTGGCCCGCCCCGAGTACGCGCAGTGGGTGTCCGACGTCGACATCGCCGGCCCCGGCTTCATCAACATCCGCCTCAAGCCGGCGGCCAAGCAGCAGATCGTGCGCGAGGTGCTGGCCTCGGGTGCGCGCTTCGGCATTGCCGAGCCCAATGGCCAGAAACTGATGGTCGAGTTCGTCTCGGCCAATCCCACCGGCCCGCTGCACGTGGGCCACGGCCGCCAGGCCGCGCTGGGCGATGCGATTTGCAGCCTGTTCCAGACCCAGGGCTGGAGCGTGCACCGCGAGTTCTATTACAACGACGCGGGTGTGCAGATCGCCACGCTGGGCACTTCCACCCACCTGCGCGCGCAGGGATTCAAGCCGGGTGACCCTCAGTGGCCCGAGAACGCCTACAACGGCGCCTACATCGCCGACATCGCGACCGACTTCCTGGCGAAGAAAACCGTGACGGCCGACGACCGCGCATTCACCGCGAGTGGCGACATCAACGACCTGGACGGCATGCGCCAATTTGCGGTGGCCTACCTGCGCCACGAACAGGACCTGGACCTGCAGGCCTTCGCGGTGAAGTTCGACCACTACTACCTGGAGTCCAGCCTGTACACCAGCGGGCGCGTCGAAGCCACGGTGCAAAAACTCATCGACGCCGGCAAGACCTACGAACAGGACGGCGCGCTGTGGCTCAGGAGCACCGACTACGGCGACGATAAGGACCGCGTGATGCGCAAGTCCGACGGCTCGTTCACCTACTTCGTGCCCGACGTGGCGTACCACATCAGCAAGTGGGAGCGCGGTTTCACCAAGGTCATCAACATCCAGGGCACCGACCACCACGGCACGATCGCCCGCGTGCGCGCCGGCCTGCAGGCGGCCAACGTCGGCATCCCGGCGGGCTACCCCGACTACGTGCTGCACACCATGGTGCGTGTGGTCAAGGGCGGTGAAGAGGTCAAGATCAGCAAACGCGCCGGCAGTTATGTGACGCTGCGCGACCTGATCGAATGGACCAGCAAGGACGCGGTGCGCTTCTTCCTGCTCAGCCGCAAGCCCGACACCGAATACACCTTCGACGTGGACCTGGCGGTGCAGAAGAACAACGACAACCCGGTGTACTACGTGCAGTACGCGCACGCGCGGATCTGCTCGGTGCTGGCCAGCTGGGGCGGTGACACCGCCACCTTGAAAGGCGCCGACCTGTCCGCGCTCGACAGCGCACCGGCCCAGGCCCTGATGCTGCTGCTGGCCAAGTACCCCGCGATGCTGAGCGACGCCGCGCGCGACCTCGCACCGCACGACGTGACCTTCTACCTGCGCGAGCTGGCCGCGAGTTACCACAGCTACTACGACGCCGAGCGCATCCTGGTCGACGACGCCGTGGTGAAGACGGCGCGCCTGGCGCTGGTCGCCGCCACCGCACAGGTGTTGCACAATGGTTTGGCTGTGCTGGGCGTCAGTGCCCCGCAAAAAATGTGA
- a CDS encoding HTH-type transcriptional regulator ArgP — protein sequence MLDARQLEALNAVIEHGGFGPAAKSLSITLAAVSLRIKSLEDTLGQRLLVRGKQVRATPAGQALLGHVKQVRLMEADLLDGLQGGAKPRSGVRWQHLGVAINADSVASWFLPGVAALLQRHQLLLEILIDDQDHTHDALKSGDVTGCVTTLTTAMRGCVAEPLGVMRYRCVASPAVAQRCRTPRGAVSVHKLLAQPAVIFNRKDALQDTFLLQHFGLRQPNYPRHFAPAVEAFETAIELGLGWGMVPEQHLAARPGLQEILPDATVDVVLYWQHWAHESLSAQRLTAAVKEAAHKHLRPVPP from the coding sequence ATGCTCGACGCCCGCCAACTCGAAGCCCTCAACGCCGTGATCGAACACGGCGGCTTCGGCCCCGCCGCCAAGTCCCTGTCCATCACGCTCGCCGCTGTCTCGCTGCGCATCAAGTCGTTGGAGGACACGCTGGGCCAGCGCCTGCTGGTGCGCGGCAAACAGGTGCGCGCCACGCCGGCCGGGCAGGCGCTGCTGGGCCATGTGAAGCAGGTGCGGTTGATGGAGGCCGACCTGCTCGACGGTTTGCAGGGTGGCGCCAAACCCAGGAGTGGCGTGCGCTGGCAACACCTGGGCGTGGCCATCAACGCCGACTCGGTGGCGAGCTGGTTCCTGCCCGGCGTGGCCGCTTTGCTGCAGCGGCATCAGCTGCTGCTGGAGATCCTGATCGACGACCAGGACCACACCCACGACGCCTTGAAAAGCGGTGACGTGACCGGCTGCGTGACCACGCTCACCACCGCCATGCGCGGCTGCGTGGCCGAGCCGCTGGGCGTCATGCGCTACCGCTGCGTGGCCTCGCCGGCGGTGGCGCAGCGCTGCCGCACGCCGCGCGGCGCGGTGTCGGTGCACAAGCTGCTGGCGCAGCCGGCGGTGATCTTCAACCGCAAGGACGCGCTGCAGGACACGTTTCTGCTGCAGCACTTCGGCCTGCGCCAGCCCAACTACCCGCGCCATTTCGCGCCCGCGGTGGAGGCGTTCGAGACCGCGATCGAGCTCGGCCTGGGCTGGGGCATGGTGCCCGAGCAGCACCTGGCGGCCCGCCCCGGCCTGCAGGAAATCCTGCCCGACGCCACGGTGGACGTGGTGCTGTACTGGCAGCACTGGGCGCACGAGTCGCTCTCGGCGCAGCGGCTCACGGCGGCGGTGAAGGAAGCTGCGCACAAGCACCTGCGGCCCGTGCCGCCGTGA
- the eutC gene encoding ethanolamine ammonia-lyase subunit EutC, with the protein MTTPARDPWAHLRQHTSARIALGRTGVSLPTRELLDFALAHAQARDAIHLPLDTDSLSADLQPQGWPAPLLLHSQARDRHEYLLRPDLGRRLDPASAERLDAVERDSPDLVLVLGDGLSALGIQLHGAALLGAIRRALSSAFDPALRLGPLVVVREARVAVADEVGERLGAAAVAMVVGERPGLSSPDSVGIYLTHAPRVGCSDAQRNCISNVRPAGQDLDTAARRLVWLLGESRRLGLSGVGLKDHSGLPLTGLPAGSQTPRLD; encoded by the coding sequence ATGACCACCCCCGCACGCGACCCCTGGGCCCACCTGCGCCAGCACACCTCGGCGCGCATCGCGCTGGGGCGCACCGGCGTGAGCCTGCCCACGCGCGAGTTGCTCGATTTCGCACTGGCCCACGCGCAAGCGCGCGACGCCATCCACCTGCCGCTGGACACCGACAGCCTGAGCGCCGACCTGCAACCGCAGGGTTGGCCTGCGCCGCTGCTGCTGCACAGCCAGGCGCGCGACCGCCACGAATACCTGCTGCGCCCCGACCTCGGGCGGCGGCTGGACCCGGCCAGCGCGGAGCGGCTCGACGCCGTTGAACGCGACAGCCCCGACCTCGTGCTGGTGCTGGGCGACGGCCTGTCGGCGCTGGGCATCCAGCTGCACGGCGCGGCGCTGCTGGGCGCGATCCGCCGCGCACTGTCATCGGCGTTTGACCCGGCACTGCGCCTGGGCCCGCTGGTGGTGGTGCGCGAGGCGCGCGTGGCCGTGGCCGACGAGGTGGGCGAACGCCTGGGCGCTGCGGCGGTGGCCATGGTGGTGGGCGAACGCCCGGGCCTGAGCTCACCCGACAGCGTGGGCATCTACCTCACGCACGCGCCGCGCGTGGGCTGCAGCGACGCGCAGCGCAACTGCATTTCCAACGTGCGCCCGGCGGGACAGGACCTGGACACCGCCGCGCGCCGCCTGGTCTGGCTGCTCGGCGAGAGCCGCCGCCTGGGGCTCAGCGGCGTGGGGCTCAAGGACCACAGCGGCCTGCCACTCACCGGCTTGCCAGCGGGCTCGCAGACCCCCCGGCTGGACTGA